One region of Candidatus Thorarchaeota archaeon genomic DNA includes:
- a CDS encoding AAA family ATPase: MKQFLLAVCGIPASGKSTLAKAIAARPEIPRAAVVSTDRWRDSEYYREFRPENETGVRMAAFQQSARLLEEGISVVHDDTNYYVSMRHELRTLALENGCLYAVVYVSTPLDVALDWNRQREQPLPPDVISRISRRLDIPGEKYAWDTPLVTVNLSEENAEAASVRVVEALRELRPADRPPSSTRVSTHMELDLAMRSLMTEMLSANRALRTDTRVHAIRKRVLKWAVREDVDASDAVRVLESELRRVLEG, encoded by the coding sequence ATGAAGCAGTTCCTACTTGCAGTCTGTGGAATACCTGCCTCAGGCAAGTCAACCCTTGCGAAAGCCATAGCTGCAAGACCGGAGATACCTAGAGCCGCAGTAGTCAGTACTGATAGATGGAGAGACAGCGAGTACTACAGAGAATTCAGACCAGAGAATGAAACAGGGGTCAGGATGGCGGCATTCCAGCAGTCAGCTCGACTGCTCGAAGAGGGAATCTCAGTTGTCCATGATGACACTAACTACTATGTGAGCATGCGCCACGAACTCAGGACCCTAGCGCTAGAGAACGGGTGCCTCTACGCCGTCGTGTATGTGAGCACGCCACTGGACGTGGCTCTGGACTGGAACAGACAGAGGGAACAACCGCTGCCTCCAGACGTGATATCAAGGATATCTCGAAGACTGGACATCCCCGGGGAGAAGTACGCTTGGGATACCCCTCTAGTGACTGTGAACCTCTCCGAGGAGAATGCTGAGGCAGCATCTGTCCGGGTGGTCGAAGCACTGAGAGAGTTGAGGCCAGCAGACCGACCTCCGTCATCAACTCGCGTTTCGACTCACATGGAACTGGACTTGGCCATGCGGTCGCTGATGACAGAGATGCTCTCTGCCAACAGAGCCCTCAGGACTGACACGCGAGTGCACGCCATACGAAAGAGGGTTCTCAAGTGGGCGGTCAGGGAAGATGTCGATGCATCTGACGCCGTCCGGGTTCTCGAGTCAGAACTGAGAAGAGTGTTGGAAGGATAG